From the Trichoplusia ni isolate ovarian cell line Hi5 chromosome 1, tn1, whole genome shotgun sequence genome, the window GCAGTGGTatattttctgatatttttttgttatcctATTTATGGACCTTGACTGACGAGCATTGTTGAAATTTCCAGGTGAACCCTACCAGAGAAAACATGggaaaatgtttaacaaaaatgataaatgagGGTGGTATAGCCGGGCTGTGGCGAGGAAACGGCATAAACGTGATAAAAATAGCGCCAGAATCAGCACTCAAATTTGCAGCTTACGAACAAGTAAAAAGACTAATCAAAGGCGAAAACAGAACTAACCACCCTCTGGAGATACACGAACGGTTCCTGGCCGGAGCGACAGCCGGCGCCATGGCTCAGACTGTGATCTATCCTTTAGAAGTGTTGAAGACAAGGTTAGCGTTAAGAAAGACTGGTCAGTACAGCGGGATCTTTGACGCCGctaggaaaatatatttaagggAGGGGTTAAAATGTTTCTACAAGGGTTACATTCCAAATATCCTGGGGATCGTgccgtacgcggggatcgacctAGCCGTGTACGAGACGCTGAAGAAGAAGTACATCAGCAAGTACCAGGCGCACAACGGGCAGCCGGGCatgctgctgctgctggcgtGCGGCAGCGCGTCCTGCACGCTCGGACAGGTCTGCTCCTACCCGCTCGCGCTCGTGCGGACGAGGCTACAGGCCCAAGGTGACTACCCTGCAAATACTACTACACATAAACACACATTAACACTAAAAGCTGTTTAAGACTGTGCGTGAAATATTTCCGATAATATTTGGCTTTTGGTATCAGAGCTGATCAGCGCGTATTGTATTGCAACTGGCACTATATCGTTCGCAACGTTTAAATTAGCTTTAAATCATCCATcttaataagtaggtacagttatgatttaaataataagttcagTTTCGACATAATTATgtcattaaacattatttttaaacttccgATTAATAGAGCCTTAGGTTGTATCAAAGGACTGTATTGTATCGTATATTTGTAGCAAGGTTACATATCCATTAGAAAATACTATTCATAACGAGTCGGAGGAAAAATAACTTCCTTACGACTTGAGGTATAGTCTAAGTATACTTCCCTACTTAAACGATTGTTCTTGAGTGTAAACTGTCGCCAATTTAAATACAGTTAAAGGGTCCCGCGCAGACCGAGCGCCAAGGATCAAGTGTTGTTCAATCAGTATTTATTAACGGTCACTGAATGAAATTGAATCAACAGCAATCGAGACGCAAGCGGTGATTCAATTTATATCATTACTGTGAGAGTCTAATGTGTTTCGTCGCCGTGTATGCTTGTTGTGCATTCTGCTAGATATGTAAGTACGTGAGTGGTCAGATATGACGGACTAGCTAGTTTCGGAGATAAAAGAAcagcataatatttataagaacgTTATGTTACGATATGCTACAGGTTAAGCGATGCTAAAGATATTCCATACATCATAATCAGATTTTGCTATTtagcaaaatattaatttatcgtattcatttaaataatacattcatccaatatagtttaattgCAAACAACCATGGATCTTATGGTCGATTtccaatatatttaaatttcttggTCTTTGTTCAACAAACTGACAgcaaaaaaatagttctttttcAGTCCATTATTTGAGTGCAAAAATGTAAGTTGGCAaaggtaaaatttataaacattccTGAGCtggctattttgttttaaaaaaaacgtttgaatTTTGTCATTGTGTTTactttctatatttgtaaactTGTCCGtttcatttttgatattatacaGTATGTATAGATTAGTCAGTGAGAGTATATTTATatagcaaaacaaaattaatcaacCTACAGCTATTTGAAAAGAGATAATACAAACATACAGAATTACGAATAGCCAAGAGACAAAATACgtgaacataattaaataaatctccGAGAAGGATATCTAATGAGAATTTCTAAAACTTGAGGTAAAATCCTGATACAGTGAAAAACAATAGAACAATTATCAATTAAACTATTGTTAGCAAAGAAAATAGATATTGAATCGAGTAAACAGCCTTTATTTTTTGACTTTATAAGCCTAATAATATGATTTACGTAATGCATGAGATTTCAAGttgaaatatattgttttgtcgAAAATAAAATCTGCGTTAAAAATATATCTGGATTTAATATCATTGAAAAATCAATCATAGACATGCTTCCAAAGCCTTATTAATTATGATATGTTATTGgcgttataaatttattaaataatactttttttatgctGACCACATTCATCATAGCTCTTACATTAGttgcttttgtattaaaacctttaatacaaaaccaaCTAATTGGAATCGTTCGATCCGTTCGGGAGTTATGATGCCACAGGCAGACACGTGGATATTAAACAACCATTTATTTGCGCCAGAGGATAACagcaaaatcaaaagattttatttcaaacta encodes:
- the LOC113499828 gene encoding calcium-binding mitochondrial carrier protein SCaMC-2 (The sequence of the model RefSeq protein was modified relative to this genomic sequence to represent the inferred CDS: added 87 bases not found in genome assembly), whose protein sequence is MSLEMEELTVTTGDVFEDFLIVFRRCLAKYLDIGEDMNVPDDFTQSELQTGKWWRHLLAGGIAGAVSRTCTAPLDRLKVFLQVNPTRENMGKCLTKMINEGGIAGLWRGNGINVIKIAPESALKFAAYEQVKRLIKGENRTNHPLEIHERFLAGATAGAMAQTVIYPLEVLKTRLALRKTGQYSGIFDAARKIYLREGLKCFYKGYIPNILGIVPYAGIDLAVYETLKKKYISKYQAHNGQPGMLLLLACGSASCTLGQVCSYPLALVRTRLQAQEKAAKGAEGTMRGAFREIVQREGLRGLYRGITPNFIKVIPAVSISYVVYEYASRSLGVNMT